The Henningerozyma blattae CBS 6284 chromosome 9, complete genome DNA segment GGAAGCTTcataaacaaataaagaagaattcttgttaaatttaattttatttttatcaagtTTTATGGAATTGTTATGTTTACGAGGTGGAGCAGTGAAAtatctttcttcttttttataatttcttgGAATGGTTTCcatgaaaaattctttatctttaaaagtGATTTGTTTATCTTTAGAcacttttaaattataagaTTCCAAATCTTTTTCAGTAAGAGTACCTTTTTTAAAACCTTCAGTGATTTGATTGATCTTtgtattttcatttctaaAAGTGGGGATAGTATATATTTTGGAGATTGATTGAGAACaaattgatgaagataGATTGGAAACTTCTGTGAATTCACTTTCCGAATAAGTAGAGGATGAATAGAGTGAGATTGTACTgccatcttcatcttcattgtTATCATCCTCGTCCTcgtcattatcattattctCGCCTTCTTCGTCCTCCTCTGTATACCCTTCTCTTTTATCATTCttatgatttaattttctctttttaaatgaaatttctttaGAATTTTCCATATCAAGAAtaacttttaaattattatttaattttgtataAGGTCTATATCCCTTTTCATCATGCATGATACCTGCAAATAAATCTTCCAATTCCTTTGGAGTGGATCTAAATTTCTCTGAACAAGATAAGATTCGAATtgaattgttattatttgaattttgtaAACTATTACTCATTATTCGAATACTCTGAGATGTTGATGCAGAGGTCAATTTATTAAGTTCTTTTGAATCTTTATTCACTTTGAATTTGCCCTTTACA contains these protein-coding regions:
- the GIP1 gene encoding protein phosphatase regulator GIP1 (similar to Saccharomyces cerevisiae GIP1 (YBR045C); ancestral locus Anc_3.252), with protein sequence MSSFAIENNSLFENSNEEKLKINLYKPIQTKQPKRNPFKIVLNHLLPKEDNSNKPLANHNENYLILHNTIQNNNKINNTISNENGNANENANENENATANENENATATETVNEHENENENENENENIYETNNNTISAKRKTLKDFKQHVKGKFKVNKDSKELNKLTSASTSQSIRIMSNSLQNSNNNNSIRILSCSEKFRSTPKELEDLFAGIMHDEKGYRPYTKLNNNLKVILDMENSKEISFKKRKLNHKNDKREGYTEEDEEGENNDNDEDEDDNNEDEDGSTISLYSSSTYSESEFTEVSNLSSSICSQSISKIYTIPTFRNENTKINQITEGFKKGTLTEKDLESYNLKVSKDKQITFKDKEFFMETIPRNYKKEERYFTAPPRKHNNSIKLDKNKIKFNKNSSLFVYEASKIKPETSFYSHRENHEPKSILKTKLNSRAQVEYENAQQSDQIGMDSFVLQFGIREMMKDKQGNEYWKIRRKQIDDYKLNIA